A region from the Paraurantiacibacter namhicola genome encodes:
- a CDS encoding M28 family metallopeptidase, with amino-acid sequence MTFRPFLAAAALCGLAACATPTMETAEGGIPDVTPQSISLDTMKDITRTLSDDSFEGRAPGTPGGEKTVAYLIEQFEGAGLQPGNNGSWCQDVPLVEITGRDFQPLVVTGGAQALTFEPQQDWVGVSYREVDSVAISDAELVFVGYGINAPEKGWNDYAGLDMRGKIAVILVNDPDWRSETLEGTFNGRAMTYYGRWTYKYEEAARQGAAGALVIHQTEPASYGWNVVESSWSGPQAYAQRGDGGASQTMMNGWITEGAASAIFDSAGQDFAAMQAAATQAGFKPVPLGLTASTGFQNDFRRFSSRNVIGILPGSTRPDEYVLHTAHWDHLGRCTPDETGDDICNGAIDNASGTAALVALAQAHANKGPAERTLVFLAVTAEESGLLGSEYYGANPVFPLDRTVGGVNMDALVFAGAARDVSIVGPGKSELDAYLMKGLAMQGRVGTPNPSPQAGYYYRSDHFSLAKRGVPMLYVKSGDDLVNGGREAGAAYQRAYRATAYHRPGDEYDANWDWSGVMQDLELFYVLGRMMADTQDWPNWNDGDEFRRIRDESCAAPGGC; translated from the coding sequence ATGACATTTCGCCCCTTCCTCGCCGCCGCTGCCCTGTGCGGGCTGGCTGCCTGCGCTACCCCCACGATGGAGACGGCGGAGGGCGGCATCCCCGATGTGACGCCGCAGTCCATTTCGCTCGATACGATGAAGGACATCACGCGCACCCTGTCGGACGACAGCTTCGAGGGCCGCGCGCCCGGCACGCCCGGCGGCGAGAAGACCGTCGCTTACCTGATCGAGCAATTCGAGGGCGCAGGCCTGCAGCCAGGCAATAATGGCAGCTGGTGCCAGGACGTGCCGCTGGTGGAGATCACCGGGCGCGACTTCCAGCCGCTGGTCGTGACCGGCGGGGCGCAGGCGCTGACCTTCGAGCCCCAGCAGGACTGGGTCGGCGTATCCTACCGCGAGGTGGACAGCGTCGCGATATCGGACGCGGAGCTGGTCTTCGTCGGCTACGGCATCAACGCGCCGGAAAAGGGCTGGAACGATTATGCCGGACTGGACATGCGCGGCAAGATCGCCGTCATCCTGGTCAACGACCCGGATTGGCGCTCCGAGACGCTGGAGGGCACGTTCAACGGCCGCGCGATGACCTATTACGGCCGCTGGACCTACAAGTATGAGGAAGCAGCGAGGCAGGGTGCAGCCGGAGCGCTGGTCATCCACCAGACCGAACCGGCAAGCTACGGCTGGAATGTCGTGGAATCGAGCTGGTCCGGTCCGCAGGCCTACGCCCAGCGCGGGGATGGCGGCGCCAGCCAGACCATGATGAACGGCTGGATCACGGAAGGTGCTGCAAGCGCGATCTTCGACAGCGCGGGCCAGGATTTCGCCGCCATGCAGGCCGCCGCGACGCAGGCCGGCTTCAAGCCGGTGCCGCTGGGCCTGACCGCCTCGACCGGCTTCCAGAACGACTTCCGCCGTTTTTCCAGCCGCAATGTGATCGGCATCCTGCCGGGCAGCACGCGGCCGGACGAATATGTCCTGCACACGGCGCATTGGGACCACCTTGGCCGCTGCACGCCGGACGAGACGGGCGACGACATCTGCAATGGCGCGATCGACAATGCCTCGGGCACGGCGGCGCTGGTGGCGCTCGCACAGGCGCACGCAAATAAAGGCCCGGCAGAGCGCACGCTGGTGTTCCTGGCGGTAACGGCTGAGGAATCCGGCCTGCTCGGCAGCGAATATTACGGCGCGAATCCCGTCTTCCCGCTCGACCGCACGGTGGGCGGCGTGAACATGGATGCGTTGGTTTTTGCCGGCGCGGCGCGCGACGTCAGCATCGTGGGGCCGGGCAAGAGCGAGCTCGACGCGTATCTGATGAAGGGCCTCGCCATGCAGGGCCGCGTCGGCACGCCGAACCCCAGCCCGCAGGCCGGATATTACTATCGCAGCGACCACTTCAGCCTCGCCAAGCGCGGCGTGCCGATGCTCTATGTGAAGAGCGGGGACGATCTCGTAAACGGCGGACGGGAAGCGGGTGCGGCATACCAGAGGGCTTACCGTGCGACGGCCTATCACCGGCCGGGCGACGAATACGATGCCAACTGGGACTGGTCCGGCGTGATGCAGGACCTGGAGCTGTTCTATGTGCTGGGCCGCATGATGGCGGACACGCAGGACTGGCCGAACTGGAACGATGGCGACGAGTTCCGCCGCATCCGCGACGAAAGCTGCGCCGCGCCCGGTGGGTGCTGA
- a CDS encoding agmatine deiminase family protein — translation MTTRQLPMPAEWARQDWLWIAFPHAADLWEDDLAPAQEEMAAFANAVAEAGQDVRLVVHDAANEARARALCTASVTMERHPYGDIWIRDTGPIVLPDGQGGRLARRFGFNGWGGKYDDMPGDQEVGESLAQAVGLPVHASDWILEGGAVDTDGTGLAVTTEQCLLNPNRNPGFSREDIEARLARDLGFDRVLWLGEGLVGDHTDGHVDNLARFVAPGELALPVATGPGDPNAVIYADAARRAREFGLVVHEVPSPGRVTLGEDVVPASYMNFLIANGVVVVPTYGTPHDEDAVAAIGALFPSRAAIGLPSSAVLTGGGSFHCSSQQAPVA, via the coding sequence ATGACGACGAGGCAATTGCCCATGCCCGCCGAATGGGCACGGCAGGACTGGCTGTGGATCGCCTTTCCGCATGCTGCGGATTTGTGGGAGGATGACCTCGCGCCCGCGCAGGAGGAGATGGCAGCCTTTGCCAACGCCGTGGCCGAGGCCGGGCAGGACGTGCGGCTGGTGGTCCATGACGCGGCGAATGAGGCGCGGGCGCGGGCGCTGTGCACGGCGTCCGTCACCATGGAGCGGCATCCCTATGGCGACATCTGGATCCGCGACACCGGGCCCATCGTCCTGCCGGACGGCCAAGGCGGCAGGCTGGCGCGGCGCTTCGGCTTCAATGGCTGGGGCGGCAAGTATGACGACATGCCGGGCGACCAGGAGGTGGGCGAAAGCCTCGCGCAGGCGGTGGGCCTGCCGGTCCATGCCAGCGACTGGATCCTGGAAGGGGGCGCGGTGGACACGGACGGCACCGGCCTTGCCGTCACGACCGAGCAGTGCCTGCTGAACCCCAATCGCAACCCCGGCTTTTCGCGCGAGGATATCGAGGCGCGGCTGGCGCGCGACCTCGGCTTCGACCGCGTGTTGTGGCTGGGCGAGGGGCTGGTGGGCGACCATACCGACGGCCATGTCGACAACCTCGCGCGCTTCGTTGCGCCCGGCGAACTGGCCCTGCCCGTGGCCACCGGGCCAGGCGATCCCAATGCGGTTATCTATGCCGATGCCGCCCGCCGCGCGCGCGAATTCGGGCTGGTGGTGCATGAAGTGCCCTCGCCCGGCCGGGTGACGCTGGGCGAGGATGTGGTGCCTGCCAGCTACATGAACTTCCTGATTGCCAATGGCGTGGTCGTGGTGCCGACCTATGGCACGCCTCATGATGAGGATGCCGTCGCGGCCATCGGCGCGCTGTTTCCCAGCCGCGCGGCCATCGGCCTGCCTTCAAGCGCGGTCCTGACGGGCGGGGGCAGTTTCCACTGTTCCAGCCAGCAGGCCCCGGTGGCCTGA
- a CDS encoding sulfite exporter TauE/SafE family protein encodes MLGFEIEAVAVALGAALAAGFVRGLAGFGLSVVLVPVLQLAIEPRAAVLVGLVSLFLIGLTDVGRIRRDADRSALPILALALAFTPVGLWALVTLPADWARLLIALVSLGAFVLVVVPLGRVTLARHPAMALSGFFTGFFGGFAGMPGPGMAPFYLRGRLEPRAARASMMTIFLVLTPVSAILFALLGVGGLRETGLALALFPAVIVGDWFGHRAFGRVSAAQWQVATALVLGAAAVGALIKLLG; translated from the coding sequence ATGCTGGGCTTCGAAATTGAGGCTGTCGCCGTCGCGCTGGGCGCAGCGCTTGCTGCGGGTTTTGTGCGCGGGCTGGCGGGCTTCGGCCTTTCCGTAGTCCTCGTCCCCGTGCTGCAACTGGCCATAGAGCCGCGCGCCGCCGTGCTGGTGGGGCTGGTCTCACTGTTCCTGATCGGCCTGACCGATGTGGGGCGCATCAGGCGCGATGCGGACCGCTCGGCCCTCCCCATCCTGGCGTTGGCACTGGCGTTCACGCCGGTCGGCCTCTGGGCGCTCGTGACGCTGCCGGCGGACTGGGCGCGCCTGCTGATCGCGCTGGTTTCGCTTGGCGCCTTCGTGCTGGTCGTGGTCCCGCTGGGGCGCGTCACGCTGGCGCGGCATCCCGCCATGGCGCTGAGCGGTTTCTTCACGGGCTTCTTTGGCGGCTTTGCCGGAATGCCCGGGCCGGGAATGGCGCCGTTCTACCTTCGCGGCAGGCTGGAGCCGCGCGCCGCGCGTGCCAGCATGATGACGATCTTCCTGGTGCTGACGCCGGTTTCGGCCATCCTCTTCGCCCTGTTGGGCGTGGGAGGATTGCGCGAGACGGGACTGGCACTGGCGCTGTTCCCCGCCGTGATCGTCGGCGACTGGTTTGGGCACCGCGCATTCGGCAGGGTCAGCGCCGCACAATGGCAGGTGGCCACCGCATTGGTGCTGGGCGCGGCCGCAGTCGGCGCGCTCATCAAGCTGCTGGGATAG
- a CDS encoding sulfite exporter TauE/SafE family protein, with translation MEILDGFSTAQIVAAAAAVLVSAFVRGLTGFGFGFLLTPILALALSPVQAVLLVNVLAFSLAAAEVRYVLREADRSAIWISGLLVLTVMPGLLLLSAIPAQYGRVLIALAALTAFVIVVLPRRKQAEPAPPGPVTTGATGLIAGVATGFAAMPGISVVPYYVRQAMPRTRAKASMIGIFGVSALASLVSGAVTGLLEWKLLLFGVLLFPVMAAGNWVGSLVFGRVSDPLWRTFVGVILGAAALAALARL, from the coding sequence TTGGAAATCCTCGACGGATTTTCGACCGCGCAGATTGTCGCGGCGGCGGCTGCGGTGCTGGTGTCCGCCTTCGTGCGCGGGCTCACCGGCTTTGGCTTCGGGTTCCTGCTGACGCCGATCCTCGCGCTGGCGCTCTCTCCAGTGCAGGCGGTGCTGCTGGTGAACGTGCTTGCCTTTTCGCTGGCAGCGGCGGAGGTGCGCTACGTGCTGCGCGAGGCGGATCGCTCCGCGATCTGGATTTCGGGGCTGCTCGTTCTCACCGTGATGCCGGGCCTCCTGCTATTGTCCGCAATCCCGGCGCAATATGGCCGCGTGCTGATTGCGCTGGCGGCACTGACAGCCTTCGTGATCGTGGTCCTGCCGCGCCGCAAGCAAGCCGAGCCAGCGCCTCCCGGACCGGTGACCACGGGCGCGACGGGGCTGATCGCAGGCGTCGCGACGGGCTTTGCCGCCATGCCAGGCATCTCGGTCGTGCCCTACTACGTCCGACAGGCCATGCCGCGCACGAGGGCGAAGGCGTCCATGATCGGCATTTTCGGCGTGTCGGCCTTGGCCAGCCTGGTGTCCGGCGCAGTGACAGGGCTGCTGGAATGGAAGCTGCTCTTATTCGGCGTCCTGCTCTTCCCGGTCATGGCGGCAGGCAATTGGGTGGGCTCGCTCGTCTTCGGGCGGGTGAGCGATCCGCTATGGCGCACCTTTGTCGGCGTAATCCTGGGCGCAGCGGCGCTCGCCGCCTTGGCAAGGCTGTAA
- the thrS gene encoding threonine--tRNA ligase — translation MTELLKISLPDGSVREMEPGSTPADVAAAIGPGLAKAAIAARVDGELRDLNRPFDGDAELALVTNRDEEDALELARHDFAHVLAEAVQSLFPGTQITFGPATDDGFYYDVKAPATRDPFSMDDLPAIEEEMRRIIKADKPLIREVWSRQQLIEKWEAEGETFKAEWAKELPEDEELTVYHSGPADSEDTWLDMCRGPHLASTGKLDPQAFKLMRVAGAYWRGDQANAQLTRIYGTGWLNKKQLNAHLMRLEEAAKRDHRKLGREMDLFHLAEEAHGSVFWHPKGYRIWRELEAYMRRKMDGGGYREIKTPQLMDIRQWEQSGHWGKYAENMFAVPDMVPEVDEAGDGPAKPSVEKDAEWMAIKPMNCPAHVLVFKQGITSYRDLPIRLGEMGCCHRNEPHGALHGLMRVRQFTQDDAHIFCTEEQVVDEVRKFCKLADEVYRDFGFSYHVKLALRPEKRFGSEADWDKAEQELRDAVAEAGMDNEEFGWEELPGEGAFYAPKLEWHLTDAIGRTWQVGTIQGDRVLPDRLDATYVGEDGDKHRPVMLHRAIFGSYERFIGILIEHFAGRLPCWLAPVQAVVATIVSDADEYAKDAVAKLEAAGIRVETDFRNESINYKVREHSHAKVPHILVIGKREAEEGTVAIRTLGEKQQKLVSLEEAIAMLKVEATPPDLREG, via the coding sequence ATGACCGAACTGCTCAAGATCAGCCTGCCCGATGGCTCCGTGCGCGAGATGGAGCCCGGCTCCACCCCGGCGGACGTTGCCGCTGCCATCGGCCCGGGCCTTGCCAAGGCTGCCATCGCCGCGCGCGTGGATGGCGAATTGCGCGATCTCAACCGCCCCTTCGATGGCGATGCGGAGCTGGCCCTTGTCACCAATCGCGACGAGGAAGACGCGCTGGAACTGGCGCGCCACGATTTCGCGCATGTGCTGGCCGAAGCGGTGCAATCGCTGTTCCCCGGCACGCAGATCACCTTCGGTCCGGCCACCGACGATGGCTTCTATTACGACGTGAAAGCGCCCGCGACGCGCGATCCCTTCAGCATGGACGACTTGCCCGCAATCGAGGAGGAGATGCGCCGCATCATCAAGGCGGACAAGCCGCTGATCCGCGAGGTCTGGAGCCGCCAACAGCTGATCGAGAAATGGGAAGCGGAAGGCGAGACCTTCAAGGCGGAATGGGCAAAGGAACTGCCCGAGGACGAGGAGCTGACCGTCTATCATTCCGGCCCGGCCGACAGCGAAGACACCTGGCTGGACATGTGCCGCGGCCCGCACCTGGCCAGCACCGGGAAGCTGGACCCGCAGGCCTTCAAGCTGATGCGCGTGGCCGGGGCATACTGGCGCGGCGACCAGGCCAATGCGCAGCTGACCCGCATCTACGGCACGGGGTGGCTGAACAAGAAGCAGCTGAACGCTCACCTGATGCGGCTGGAAGAGGCCGCAAAGCGCGACCATCGCAAGCTGGGCCGCGAGATGGACCTGTTCCACTTGGCTGAAGAGGCGCATGGCAGCGTGTTCTGGCATCCCAAGGGTTATCGCATCTGGCGCGAGCTTGAAGCCTATATGCGCCGCAAGATGGATGGCGGCGGGTATCGCGAAATCAAGACGCCGCAGCTGATGGACATCCGCCAGTGGGAGCAGTCCGGACACTGGGGCAAATATGCCGAGAACATGTTCGCCGTGCCCGACATGGTGCCCGAGGTGGACGAAGCAGGCGACGGCCCGGCAAAGCCTTCGGTCGAGAAGGACGCCGAGTGGATGGCGATCAAGCCGATGAACTGCCCGGCGCATGTGCTGGTCTTCAAGCAGGGCATCACCAGTTACCGCGACTTGCCGATCCGGCTGGGCGAGATGGGCTGCTGCCACCGTAACGAACCGCATGGGGCGCTGCACGGGCTGATGCGCGTGCGCCAGTTCACGCAGGACGATGCGCATATCTTCTGCACGGAAGAGCAGGTGGTCGACGAGGTGCGCAAGTTCTGCAAGCTGGCGGACGAGGTCTATCGCGACTTCGGCTTCAGCTACCACGTCAAGCTGGCCCTGCGCCCGGAGAAGCGTTTCGGCAGCGAGGCGGACTGGGACAAGGCCGAGCAGGAATTGCGCGATGCCGTGGCCGAGGCCGGCATGGACAATGAGGAATTCGGCTGGGAAGAACTGCCCGGCGAAGGCGCCTTCTACGCCCCCAAGCTGGAATGGCACCTGACGGACGCAATCGGCCGCACCTGGCAGGTCGGCACGATCCAGGGCGACCGCGTGCTGCCCGACCGGCTGGACGCGACTTACGTGGGAGAAGACGGCGACAAGCACCGCCCGGTGATGCTCCACCGCGCGATCTTCGGCAGCTACGAGCGTTTCATCGGCATCCTGATCGAGCATTTCGCCGGCCGCCTGCCGTGCTGGCTCGCGCCGGTTCAGGCCGTGGTTGCAACCATTGTTTCCGACGCGGACGAATACGCCAAGGACGCCGTGGCGAAGCTGGAAGCTGCGGGCATCCGCGTGGAAACCGACTTCCGCAACGAGAGCATCAATTACAAGGTGCGCGAACACTCCCACGCAAAGGTGCCGCATATCCTTGTGATCGGGAAACGCGAGGCGGAGGAAGGCACGGTCGCGATCCGCACGCTGGGCGAGAAGCAGCAGAAGCTGGTGAGCCTGGAAGAAGCCATCGCGATGCTTAAGGTGGAAGCGACGCCGCCCGACTTGCGCGAAGGCTGA
- a CDS encoding helix-turn-helix transcriptional regulator yields MKNRLKVLRAERDWSQQDLAERLEVSRQSVNAIETGKYDPSLPLAFRIADLFGMAIEEIFLRETAD; encoded by the coding sequence GTGAAGAACCGCCTGAAAGTCCTGCGCGCAGAGCGCGACTGGAGCCAGCAGGACCTGGCCGAACGGCTGGAGGTCAGCCGCCAGTCCGTGAACGCCATCGAGACCGGGAAATACGATCCCAGCCTGCCGCTGGCCTTCCGCATTGCGGACCTGTTCGGGATGGCGATCGAGGAGATCTTCCTGCGCGAGACGGCTGATTAA
- a CDS encoding O-antigen ligase family protein produces the protein MADAAYSPQRYSARFFALSAFVAIAVVLGGGGTPVPLPELAVQVAALVLLASWPFLASGERGSPADPALYWLAAVLAAPPLLQLVPLPPSLWEALPGRAPAAASLAAAGQAGQWMPMSLTPARTLAYLLALLPPVIAMLLASMLGIRERLAMLGVIAALGVGAALFALAVWLGEWSPYGGGHRQWVSGLNANRNAAADLFLLALAALAAWSWRREASAARIAIPAAILALAILLTGSRTGIALLVAGALVFALLRWRHRLRALLVAVGAIAAGAAAMLVFAPGRFAPVAARFDATGDARADLWQDSWHAVSQFWPMGSGLGSFPVVIQASERLSAVDESWPNRAHNEYLEIALEAGLPGLLAIAIGLALVARIIWRAMSDDRIASALPAFTLAAFGIIALHSVVDYPLRALSLACLAGLAVGLSGNTGRIPPEKASKRDGT, from the coding sequence ATGGCGGATGCGGCTTACTCACCCCAGCGATATTCGGCGCGGTTCTTCGCGCTGTCGGCTTTTGTAGCAATAGCAGTCGTGCTTGGCGGCGGCGGCACGCCGGTGCCCCTGCCCGAACTCGCCGTGCAGGTTGCTGCACTGGTGCTGCTGGCTTCATGGCCTTTCCTTGCAAGCGGTGAACGCGGCTCGCCCGCAGACCCGGCCCTCTACTGGCTTGCCGCTGTGCTTGCCGCACCTCCCCTGCTCCAGCTGGTTCCACTGCCACCGTCCCTGTGGGAAGCTCTGCCAGGGCGCGCGCCCGCTGCCGCGTCGCTTGCTGCGGCGGGGCAGGCGGGCCAGTGGATGCCGATGAGCCTTACGCCGGCGCGCACGCTTGCCTATCTCCTTGCACTGCTCCCGCCGGTAATCGCCATGCTGCTCGCCTCCATGCTTGGCATACGCGAACGCCTGGCCATGCTTGGCGTGATCGCAGCGCTGGGGGTTGGCGCCGCGCTGTTTGCCCTGGCGGTGTGGCTGGGCGAATGGTCGCCCTATGGCGGCGGGCACAGGCAATGGGTGTCCGGCCTCAACGCCAACCGGAATGCGGCGGCGGACCTCTTCCTGCTGGCGCTGGCGGCCCTGGCTGCATGGTCGTGGAGACGCGAGGCCTCCGCCGCGCGCATTGCAATTCCGGCGGCCATTCTTGCGCTGGCAATCCTGCTGACCGGGTCGCGTACGGGGATCGCCCTGTTGGTGGCAGGCGCACTGGTCTTTGCGCTGCTGCGCTGGCGGCACCGCCTGCGCGCGCTTTTGGTTGCAGTGGGGGCGATAGCCGCCGGAGCGGCAGCAATGCTGGTATTTGCGCCGGGCCGCTTCGCTCCGGTCGCCGCGCGTTTCGATGCAACTGGCGATGCGCGCGCGGACCTGTGGCAGGACAGCTGGCACGCGGTCAGCCAGTTCTGGCCCATGGGATCGGGCCTTGGCAGCTTCCCCGTGGTCATCCAGGCGTCCGAACGCCTTTCCGCCGTGGACGAGAGCTGGCCCAACCGCGCGCATAACGAATATCTCGAGATAGCGCTGGAGGCGGGCCTTCCCGGCCTACTTGCCATCGCCATCGGCCTCGCGCTGGTGGCGCGGATCATCTGGCGAGCGATGAGCGACGATCGCATCGCGTCCGCCCTGCCGGCCTTCACGCTCGCGGCCTTCGGCATCATCGCCCTGCATTCCGTCGTAGATTATCCCCTGCGCGCCCTTTCGCTGGCTTGCCTCGCTGGGCTGGCCGTGGGACTAAGCGGCAATACCGGCAGGATTCCGCCGGAAAAGGCGTCTAAGCGGGACGGGACATGA
- a CDS encoding polysaccharide biosynthesis/export family protein: protein MAALACALLLCACQQSLESTLPAGDAAYAAVAVPDAGPVVYALQVGDRVDVRVFQEADLSVEDVAIDETGSITLPLVGSIQAAGRTTQVLAKDVERAYGARFLRDPYVTVVLRAAVARTVSVEGEVERPGVYAIQPGQTLLTAMALSGSPTDTAKLDEVLIFRTVNGERFGGRFDINEIRSGRMPDPALLPGDVIVVGFSAARGRYQDFLRAVPILGIFGRF, encoded by the coding sequence ATGGCCGCGCTCGCCTGCGCGCTGCTGCTGTGCGCCTGCCAGCAATCGCTCGAATCCACCCTGCCTGCTGGCGATGCCGCCTATGCGGCGGTTGCGGTGCCCGATGCCGGGCCGGTCGTCTATGCGCTGCAGGTCGGGGACCGGGTCGATGTGCGCGTGTTCCAGGAGGCGGACCTTTCGGTTGAAGATGTCGCTATCGACGAGACCGGGTCCATCACCCTGCCGCTGGTTGGCAGCATCCAGGCCGCAGGGCGCACCACGCAGGTTCTCGCGAAGGACGTGGAGCGGGCCTATGGCGCACGCTTCCTGCGCGATCCCTATGTCACCGTGGTGCTGCGCGCCGCCGTCGCCCGCACCGTTTCAGTGGAGGGCGAGGTCGAACGCCCCGGCGTCTACGCCATCCAGCCGGGGCAAACGCTGCTGACCGCCATGGCGCTATCCGGCAGCCCGACGGATACGGCGAAGCTGGACGAGGTGCTGATCTTCCGCACCGTGAACGGAGAGCGATTCGGCGGCCGCTTCGACATCAATGAAATCCGTTCGGGCCGCATGCCTGATCCTGCTCTTCTTCCCGGCGATGTGATCGTGGTGGGCTTCTCCGCCGCGCGCGGCCGCTACCAGGATTTCCTGCGCGCCGTGCCCATCCTCGGCATTTTCGGACGGTTCTGA
- a CDS encoding GumC family protein — protein sequence MNDARPEFSSGPQDWRAALGLGNGRAFGGLGDTLRYLLSLLKRNIWLILTIIGATMLLALVLTMLQTPQYTARATVEINERADEVLGEELDSDGNNSVEWEVDRYLNTQLEILRSRALAERVADRLDLASDPAFFLAMGAPGTADLPDGARKQAVIGMLMSGFSVDLPRETRIAQIFFTSNDREMSARVTNAYAQEFIQANLQRKYDSSAYARQFVAEQLDEARQALEESERELNSYARDAGLIRARNPDRTQGVDSDYAGSITASSLVQANRAANDAQAARVAAEARWNAERSAPLMASPAVQNSEVVQQLAARRGAVQSELQAARGRYLPGHPTLQRLEAEAAGLDAQVAQAAREARGAVQAQYRAAVATERQLQGQVRSLEGRTLAEQDRSVRYNVLAREADTNRQLYDGLLQRYRELNAAAGITASNIAVVDLAQPPGGPSSPNLTINLLLGLLVGIGLAGTIVFLRDQLDDRIRVPEDLESKVGMGLVGVIPRAEADDPVAALENAKSPVAEAYNALRTALLYSTRDGLPGVLLVTSAQPLEGKSTSSLAIAKGFARLGRKVLLVDADLRRPSLHKRAGIANEAGLSSVLVGETALSETVVQDKQENLFLLPSGPIPPSPTELLSSPRMAAMLEQGDAEYDLVIVDSAPILGLADSPELAALADGVLVVIEADRARGGQLKAALRRLRDTRPNILGAVLTKFDPAKAGNSYSAYYGYDYYRYDPETETA from the coding sequence ATGAACGACGCGCGCCCCGAATTCTCCTCCGGTCCGCAGGACTGGCGCGCCGCGCTGGGGCTGGGCAATGGCCGTGCCTTCGGCGGCCTGGGCGATACGCTGCGCTACCTGTTGTCGCTGCTGAAGCGGAACATCTGGCTGATCCTGACCATCATCGGTGCCACCATGTTGCTGGCGCTGGTGCTGACCATGCTGCAGACGCCGCAATATACCGCACGCGCCACGGTCGAGATCAACGAGCGGGCCGACGAGGTCCTGGGCGAAGAGCTGGACAGCGACGGGAACAACAGCGTGGAATGGGAAGTCGACCGCTATCTCAACACGCAACTGGAAATCCTGCGCAGCCGCGCGCTGGCGGAGCGGGTGGCTGACCGGCTGGACCTGGCGAGCGATCCCGCCTTCTTCCTGGCCATGGGTGCACCCGGCACGGCGGACCTGCCGGACGGCGCGCGCAAGCAGGCCGTGATCGGCATGCTGATGTCGGGCTTCTCGGTCGACCTGCCGCGCGAGACGCGCATCGCGCAGATCTTCTTCACCAGCAATGACCGTGAAATGTCGGCCCGGGTGACCAACGCCTATGCGCAGGAATTCATCCAGGCCAACCTGCAGCGCAAATATGATTCCAGCGCCTATGCCCGCCAGTTCGTGGCGGAGCAGCTGGACGAGGCGCGCCAGGCGCTGGAGGAATCGGAGCGCGAGCTGAACAGCTATGCCCGCGATGCCGGCCTGATCCGCGCCCGAAACCCGGACCGGACGCAGGGCGTGGATTCGGATTATGCCGGCAGCATCACCGCCTCCAGCCTGGTGCAGGCCAATCGCGCGGCCAATGATGCGCAGGCTGCCCGCGTGGCGGCAGAGGCGCGCTGGAATGCTGAGCGCAGCGCCCCGCTGATGGCTTCGCCCGCCGTACAGAACAGCGAGGTCGTGCAGCAGCTCGCCGCGCGCCGCGGTGCGGTGCAATCCGAGTTGCAGGCTGCGCGCGGTCGCTACCTGCCCGGCCACCCCACGCTCCAGCGGCTGGAAGCCGAGGCGGCAGGGCTGGATGCGCAGGTCGCACAGGCCGCGCGAGAGGCTCGCGGCGCGGTGCAGGCGCAATACCGCGCCGCCGTGGCGACCGAACGCCAGTTGCAGGGCCAGGTGCGCAGCCTGGAAGGGCGCACGCTGGCGGAGCAGGACCGCTCGGTGCGCTACAATGTGCTTGCGCGCGAGGCGGACACCAACCGGCAATTGTACGACGGGCTGCTGCAACGCTACCGCGAGCTGAACGCGGCGGCCGGCATCACGGCCAGCAACATCGCGGTGGTCGACCTGGCCCAGCCGCCGGGCGGGCCTTCCTCGCCGAACCTGACGATCAACTTGCTGCTGGGCCTGCTGGTCGGCATCGGTCTGGCTGGCACGATAGTGTTCCTGCGCGACCAGCTGGACGACCGGATCCGCGTGCCGGAAGACCTTGAAAGCAAGGTCGGCATGGGCCTGGTCGGCGTGATCCCACGGGCTGAGGCGGACGATCCCGTCGCCGCGCTCGAAAATGCGAAAAGCCCGGTCGCCGAAGCCTATAACGCGCTGCGCACCGCGCTGCTCTATTCCACTCGCGATGGGCTGCCGGGCGTATTGCTGGTGACCAGCGCGCAGCCGCTGGAGGGCAAATCGACCAGCAGCCTCGCGATTGCAAAGGGCTTTGCGCGGCTGGGCCGCAAGGTCCTGCTGGTCGATGCCGATCTCAGGCGCCCATCGCTGCACAAGCGGGCCGGGATCGCCAATGAAGCGGGGCTTTCCAGCGTGCTGGTGGGCGAGACTGCGCTGTCCGAAACGGTGGTTCAGGACAAGCAGGAGAACCTCTTCCTACTGCCATCCGGCCCGATCCCGCCAAGCCCGACGGAGCTGCTTTCCAGCCCGCGCATGGCCGCCATGCTGGAGCAGGGCGATGCGGAATACGACCTGGTGATCGTGGACAGCGCCCCCATCCTCGGCCTTGCCGATTCGCCCGAACTGGCGGCGCTGGCCGATGGTGTGCTGGTGGTCATCGAGGCAGACCGCGCACGCGGTGGGCAGCTGAAGGCGGCGCTGCGCCGCCTGCGCGATACGCGGCCCAATATCCTTGGCGCGGTGCTGACCAAGTTCGACCCGGCAAAGGCCGGAAACAGCTATTCGGCCTATTACGGCTATGATTACTATCGCTACGATCCGGAAACGGAAACGGCCTGA